The Sinomicrobium kalidii region CCCCTGCTTCCCAAATACCTGGTGGGATTTGCTACCCGTCAATCCGTGATACTGGAATTCGCCCCTACTTTCACCTCTATTATCATGGCCGGGAAAGTGGGGTCTTACATCACTTCCAGCATTGGCACCATGAGAGTTACCGAACAGATCGACGCCTTGGAGGTCATGGGGGTTAATGCCGTGAATTACCTGGTATTCCCGAAAATAGCAGCCATGTTGCTGTATCCTTTTATCATATCCATTTCCATGTTCCTCGGGATATTTGGCGGTTGGACAGCCAGCGTTCTGGGCGGTTTCAGTACCAGTGTGGAATTCATAGACGGCCTGCAGATAGATTTCAAGCCTTTTCATGTTTTTTACGCCTTTGCCAAAACCGCCATATTTGCCTTTATCCTGGCTACCATACCGTCCTTTCACGGCTTTTACATGAAGGGCGGGGCACTGGAAGTCGGCAAGGCCAGCACCACCTCGTTCGTATGGACCAGTGTGGTGATTATTATCATTAACTATATTATTACACAAATGTTGCTCGGCTGATGATCACTGTAGAAAACTTACATAAATCCTTTGATGGTACCCCCGTACTGAAGGGTATTTCCACTTCTTTTGAAAAGGGAAAGACCAACCTCATTATCGGACAGAGCGGATCGGGGAAGACCGTATTCCTGAAATGCCTGCTGGGCCTCTTTACTCCGGAGGAAGGAAATATCATATATAACGGCGAAGCCTATGCCGAAATGGATGACTCGGAAAAACGGGACCTGAGACAGGATATGGGCATGGTATTCCAGGGCAGTGCCCTTTTCGATTCCATGACCGTAGAAGAGAATGTGATGTTTCCCTTGAAAATGTTTACCAACAACCCGATCAGTGAAATGCAGGATCGTGTGGACGTTGTATTGAAAAGGGTAAACCTGGTAGATGCCCATTACAAATTCCCTTCCGAAATTTCCGGCGGGATGCAAAAGCGGGTGGCCATTGCCAGGGCCATTGTAAACAATCCGAAGTATCTGTTTTGTGATGAACCCAACTCCGGGCTGGACCCTAAAACGGCCATAGTCATTGACAATCTCGTACAGGAGATCACCCAGGAATATGATATCACCACCGTGATCAATACCCACGACATGAATTCCGTTATGGAAATAGGTGAGAAAATTGTTTTCCTCAAGGATGGCCACAAAGCATGGGAAGGGAGCAACAGGGAAATTTTTAAAACTGATAATGAAGCGGTAACCAATTTTGTGTACTCTTCCGAACTGTTCAAGAAAGTTCGTCAAATGTACATCGAAGAACGGAACTGACAAAAGACCGGGGAGTCCGGAGCTTATATCTCTTTGCTCCCGCGAACCCGGTTTCCGGTACTATCAGTTCAGTTGCTTAATCTCCACCTTGTCATTGCCCGTTTTTAACTGTAACCAGCTTTTCAGTTTTTCGAGTTCCTTATCGCGCTGTGACTGAGAGGCAGATGCTTTCCACTTCACGGTAAAAGCCGGAACTGTATCGGTTTTGGCAAAATCTGTCCGTATTTCGTTGGAAAAACCGAATTCGTTCACTCCGTCATACAACACTTTGGCTTCTTTGCTCAACTCATCAAAATCAATATCGGACGTAATTTTCCTGAGCCTTTCCACTTCTTCTTCCAAAAACCGAATTTTCTCCTCACTGTTCACCAGTTCCCGTTTGCTGGACTCGTATAGTTCATTTACGTATTGAAATTTTTGTTCCGAATCGCTTTGTCCGCCCTGAACGACCTTGAGTCTGGTATCTCTCAATGTCGGATAATCTGCTTGTTTCTGGTTTTCCCATGTATTAATCACATTTTCCGGAATGGCTTCATCTCCCATAAAAACCAGCTCGATACTCGATTTTCCTTCCCGGTCGTAATTGATCTCCGAGAGGTTTTCCAGAAACATCCCGCCTTTGGAGAACTGGTAGGGCGCTACCACCGTATGGATAAACTTCCGGGCATCATTTCTGAACCTCGACTCCTTCCATACGTTGAAAAACGTATATCCCGCCGGGATCATGACAATAATGGCGATCAGGGAGGCCACCCTCGAAATGGTCCTTCTCCTGGCCGAATTCACATACCGTACCATGGGAAAACGAAGTATCTTGAGCACCAGGAACGTGGCCAGGCCTATGAATATCGTATTGATAAGAAAAAGGTACATCGCTCCGGTAGCATACTCCCAATTACCTATGGCAAGTCCGAAACCTACTGTACACAACGGCGGCATCAACGCTGTGGCTATGGCTACCCCGAAGATCACGGTGGCAATGGTCCCCTTTTTGGCCCGGGCTATGACCAATGCCAGTCCGCCAAAAAATGCGATGAGTACATCGCGGATATCCGGCGCCGTACGCGCAAGCAATTCCGACGATTCATTCTGAAGGGGAAAGAACCTGAAAAACAAAAATGCCGTGAGGATACTGAGCCCCACCATAACGAGAAAGTTCTTTACAGACCTGCGCAGGGTATCCACATCATTGATAGCAATGGACATCCCCATACCCAATATCGGGCCCATAAGGGGAGAAATCAACATCGCCCCTATGACCACCGCAGTGGAATTGGCATTCAGTCCGACGGAGGCAATAAATATCGAGCATATCAGAATCCACGAATTGTGTCCCTTGAAGGGAATATCGTTTTTTATATGCTCTATCGTAGTTTCCTGGTCGGTATTGGAACGAATGTCCAGAAGTTCCCCGAAAAAAGTCTTGAGACTGCCCAGCAAGCCGGAAAAATCCTTCTTTACCTTTTCCGTACTGGTATTCTGACCACCATCCTTTTCTTCCGGCTGGCCCGTCGGATTCTCTTTTTCCTGCATATATTATTATATTAGATCTTCTCCAAACTTTTGTTTTACCTTTTGTAAAACTTCTTTAATATCCTGTTCTTTCTGCTTGGGGTAGATCAATAATACTTTTTTCTTTTCCACAACGATATAATCGTCCAGGCCATCGATGACCACCAATTTTTTTCCTGTGGTACGAATCATATTGTTGCTGGCATTCTCGGTTAGTGTCCGCGCATTGACCACGGCATTCCCGGAATCGTCCTTGGGCAGCTTTTCATAAAGCGAGCCCCAGGTACCGAGGTCATTCCAGTCAAAAGTAGCGGGCAGTACGTGTATATTGTCCGACTGCTCTAAAATAGCATAATCGATGGAAATGTTTTCTGCCGCGGCATAGTTTTTCCGTATAAATGTCCTCTCGCCCAAAGTGTTGTATTGGAGCTCTCCTTTTTTAAACAATCGGTACATTTCAGGTTGAAAAATCTCGAATGCCCGAAGAATACTTTTTACACTCCATATAAATATACCGGCATTCCAAAGGTAATTTCCGTGTTCCAGAAATTTTTTGGCCGTTTCATAAGTGGGCTTTTCCGTAAATTCAACCACTTTTTTCACCTTGTCATCACCCCGGTTATATTCGATATACCCGTATCCGGTATTCGGGAATGTAGGGGTAATGCCAAGGGTCATTAAAATATCTTCCCCGGCACATGCCTTAAAACAGTCCTTTACATTTGCGGCAAACTCCTCTTCCTGTTCAATCCAGTGGTCACTGGGTGCTACCAGGACAACGGCATCCGGGTTTTCCTTGCGTATTTTCATGGAGGCATACAGTATGCAGGGTGCCGTATTCCGCATGGCGGGCTCCAGCAATAACTGCCCGGGATTGGCCCTGGGAAGCTGTTCCAGCACCAGGTCTTTATACCGTTCATGGGTAAGGATACAGATATTCTCTTCCGGGATAATACGGCTCAGCCGGTTAAAGGTTTTCTGGATAAGGGTTTCGCCCGTACCCAGCATGTCGTGGAATTGCTTTGGAAATTCCGTAGTGCTGACGGGCCAGAAACGCGATCCGATACCTCCGGCCATTAATATTGCGTAGTAGTTTTTATTCAAGGTGAATTGTTTATGGTTTGTGATTCAAGGTTCAAAGTTTATTTTCGACCCTCTGCCCTGTTCCTACGAACCGGGAAGCAGTTCCACTTCCGCATTGGGGTTAAAAAGGTATACTTTTCCCGAGTGTACTTCCACACATTCATACCGTTTTATCTTCCTGTGCCCTTTGCGGAAAACTTTTCCGTTGTATATCCGAAACAGACTTCCATAGGGTAATTCAAAGATATAGTTTTTATCGTTATCCGGATCGAATTGTTTTAATGCCAGTGACAATGCTGCGTCGGTATCACTGCTTGCCCTGGGGTTCCTGAAGTGCCTGGCGAGTAAAGGCAGCAAATTATCCGGAAAAACAGCAGGATTCAGAAAGGGCAGCATTAACTGCCGGAACGTGTTTTTCCATTCTGCCCCGTGTGGTTTGATATTCGAACCGTATTTCCGAAAAGTCACCAGATGCGCTATTTCGTGTACCAGTGTAATGAAAAACCTGTACTTGTTCAAATTGGCATTAACGGTGATCTGATGCATCCCTCCCGGTAAACGACGGTAATCTCCGTGTCTGGTAACCCGTTCATTGACGATTTTCAGGTAAACCCCGTTTTCCTTTATCAACTCGAAACTCGGGTCGACCGCTCTCTCAGGCAGGTATTTTTGCAGAATTTCTTTCACGTTCAGTCGGTTTCCGGATCTTATATATCCGATGAAAACAACAAAATGGTTAGTATTGATCCCTGATTACGGAGTAGAATTGGACACTTGCAACAATTTACCGTTGTAATAGATATTCCCTGTCAGGGCAAAATCAAAAATATACGATGCCATTTCCCCGGCGGAAAGCGGTGCTTTATAGCCGGGGAAAGCCTCTTCCAGCATTTCGGTCTGTACGGCGCCCAGCGCCAGCACATTAAAAGAAGGGCCGGTTTCCTTATATTCTTCTGCAAGTAATTCGGTCAGGGTAATTACCGCACCCTTGGAAGAACTGTAGGCCGCCAGGCCCGGAAACTTCATACTGCCCTGCACACCTCCCATACTGCTGATGGTCACTACATGTCCTTCTTTTGACATATAAGGAGCAACGATCTTGATTATTTCCGCTACTCCGAAAACGTTGACCCGGTATACTTCTTCAAATTCTTCCGAAGTAATCCCGGCAAAAGGCTTGTTTACCAGTTTCCCCGCATTGTTTACAAGGATGTCCGCTTTTCCCCATTCCTCCGAAATAAAGGTATCCAGTTTCTTCAGGTCGTCCTTGCTGGAAATATCAAAGGAAAAAGCAGTGATATTCGGATGTTTCCAATCGGAAACGGGTTTATCGTTCCGGGACAGGGCCAGTACCCTGTGCCCTGCATCGGCACAAATTCTTGCCAACTCCAGTCCTATCCCCCGGCTTGTGCCGGTGATGATAATATTCTTCATAAACAGATTTCAGATTTTAGATGTGAGATTCAATGCCGGACTTACAATTTATTCCCTGCATTTATACATTATCTCATTCACTTATTGGCACATTACATTGACCTACTCACTGACAAATTCAATTTCATCAGTTTCCGCATTGGCCATTTTTTTCATCACGGGGATCATTTCGGAAATAAAGGAAGCCATATGCTCCGTATCCAACAGGGTGGCCTCGTCTCCTACCTTGTGGTAATGCTGAAAATTGGTGAAGTCAAAAGTGCAAACGGTTTGTGATGGCACATCAAACTCAAGGAAAAAGGGATAGTTATCAGACCTTTTGAACAATTGAAAATCCTTCGCCTTCGGTAAAAACCCTATGAGTTCCTTCCCGGCATATTCGTTCATCCTGTCTGCCATATTCGAATCTTCATAACCGGTAATATAAGCCGTGTAATCCGCTGTCATGGGTACACCTATCATTTCAAAGTTCACCATGGTATAAAGGTTCAGCTTTTCCGTAAGCAGCTTTCTGGCGAGATGCCTGGATCCCAGCAGTCCCTTTTCTTCGGCAGAGAACAAGGCAAATATAAGGCTCCTCTTATTCGACTTCGATTTTCCGAAATATTTTGCCAGCTCCAGTACCGCCGTGGTCCCCGAAGCGTTGTCATTGGCGCCGTTGGCAATAAAGTCATCGCCTTCCCCTTCATCCAGCACGCCTATGTGGTCGTAATGTGCGCCTATCAGAATAAATTCATCCTTGAGTCCAGGGTCATTCCCTTCTATATATCCCACTACATTAAAGGCAGGCTCTTTAAAATTGTCCAGCGTGTCCCTATAGGAAGAAAAATAAGGTTTTATCCCGTTTTCGGCAAATACTTGTTCTATATATGCTGCGGCTTTTTCAATTCCGGGGCTCCCGGCATCCCTTCCTTTAAGTGCATCGGATGCCAGAAATTCCACAGCTTTCCTGACATCGGCCGTATCTACTGTATAGGAGGATTCTGTAACAGGTTCCGGTGATTGCTGTGCCTGTGCATTCAGGCCTAAAATCAGTGTACAGGCCAGTGTCGCAATATAAATATGTCTTTTCATACGGAGATCAATTTAGACGTTGTTATGGCTAAAATATATAAAAAATCCCGTTCCCTCGAATATAAGGAACGGGATTCTGATTTATTTAACCGTCCGGAGACTAAGCCAGCATGGTCACCGGGTTCTCCAGAAAGTGTTGTAACGTTTGCAGGAATTGTGCTCCCGTTGCCCCGTCTACCGTACGGTGATCGCAAGCCAGGGTTATCTTCATAGTGTTACCCACTACAACTTCGCCGTTCTTCACTACAGGTTTCTGTACGATACCCCCAACGGAAAGAATCGCCGAATTGGGCTGGTTTATGATCGATGTAAATTCCTGTATACCGAACATTCCCAGATTAGACACCGTAAAGGTACTCCCTTCCATTTCCTGTGGCGTGAGTTTCTTGTTCCTCGCCTTTCCGGCAAGATCCTTGACCTGTGTCCCGATTTGTGTAAGGGTCATCTGATCGGTAAAGCGCAGTACGGGAACCACCAGGCCTTCTTCCACAGCCACGGCAACCCCTACATGCACATGGTGATTGTACAGCGTGGTATCTCCTTTCCAGGAAGTATTTACCTGAGGGTGTTTTTTCAGGGCCATGGCGCAGGCCTTCACTACCATGTCATTAAAGGATACTTTAATATCGGGCAGTGCGTTTATTTGTCCGCGGGAAGCGATGGCATTGTCCATATCCACTTCTATGGTAAGATAGTAATGCGGTGCGGTAAACTTAGACTCCGCAAGTCGCTTGGCAATGGTTTTCCGCATCTGCGAGTTTTTCACTTCCTCGGAACTTTCCTCGCCGGCAGGAACAAACGGCATCACTTTAGCAGCAGGAGCAGCTTCTCCTTTAGCTTCGGCCGGGGCGGCTTCTGCTGCGGCAGGTGTATAACTTTCGATATCCCTTTTAACAATCCTGCCGTTTTCGCCGGTTCCTTTTACCCTGGAGAGATCGATCCCTTTTTCTTCAGCCATCTTTTTGGCAAGCGGCGAAGCAAATATACGGCCTCCGCCCCGGGTTCCTCCGGTTGTTTCTTCGGGTGCAGATCCAGTACTTTCTGTTTGAGCCGCCGGGCCCTGCGTCTCTGTCGAAGCAGATTCTTTATCCTTTTTGGCTCCTCCGCCGGCAACGGCCTTGAGAACGGCATCTACGTCTGTTCCCTCAGGACCTATGATGGCAAGGACCTCATCTACGGGAGCAGATTCGCCTTCCGGAATACCGATGTGCAACAGGGTACCGGAATAGAACGATTCAAACTCCATTGTGGCCTTGTCGGTCTCTATTTCGGCCAGGATATCGCCTTCTTCTACCTCATCACCAACCTTTTTCAACCAGCTGGCCACGGTCCCTTCTTCCATCGTATCGCTCAGGCGCGGCATGGTAACTACCTCCACACCTTCCGGAATTTCGCCGGAGGCATCACCTCCTGTCGCTTCCTCTTCGGAAGCGCTGTTATCTTCTGTTTTTTCTTCTTCTTTGGTTTTCGATCCGCCGCCGCTCAGTAACGAAGAAATATCTTCTCCCTCTTCTCCTATGACAGCAAGCAGGGAATCCACAGGAGCACCTTCACCTTCCTGAATACCAATGTGTAACAGGGTACCGGAATAGAACGATTCAAACTCCATTGTGGCCTTGTCGGTCTCTATTTCAGCCAGGATATCACCTTCCTCTATTTTGTCTCCTACTTTTTTCAACCATTTTGCCACCACACCTTCTTCCATGGTGTCGCTTAATCTCGGCATATTAATTACTTGGGCCATAAGTACTATAATTTATGAGGTAAAAACGGATAATCTTCTTGTGCATACACCACATCATACATCACATTCTTATCCGGATACGGTGACTCTTCGGCAAATTTTTCGCATTCTTTCACCTTGTCTTTTACCCGCTTTTCTATTGTTTCTATTTCTTCGTCCGTAGCGTATTTTTTATCTTTAATAATATCCAGCACCTGGGTAATGGGGTCTATCTTCTTGTATTCCTCCACCTCATCCTTTGTTCTGTAGTGCTGAGCATCACTCATGGAGTGCCCCCTGTAGCGATATGTTTTCATCTCAAGAAAGGTAGGCCCGCCACCGCTTCGGGCACGTTCAATAGCCTCATCCATCGCTTCCGCCACTTTAACGGGATTCATTCCGTCCACCGGGCCACAGGGCATTTCATATCCGAGGCCTAGTTTCCAGATATCCGTGGTGTGTGCGGTCCTCGCTACCGAGGTTCCCATGGCATAACCATTGTTCTCACAAACAAAGACTACCGGAAGCTGCCACAACATGGCCAGGTTAAACGCTTCGTGAAGCGATCCCTGTCTTACAGCCCCGTCTCCCATGTAGCAAAGTGTTACCGCATTCCTTTTGAAATATTTATCGGCAAAGGCCATCCCGGCGCCGAGAGGAATTTGCCCTCCAACTATACCGTGCCCTCCGAAAAAGCCTTTTTCCTTGGAAAAGATATGCATGGAACCTCCGAGTCCCTGGGAAGTTCCGGTACTTTTACCGTAGAGTTCGGCCATAATTCTTTTAGGATCTACTCCCATGCCTATGGGCTGAACGTGGTTCCGGTATGCCGTTATCATTTTGTCCTTGGACAGGTCCATTGCATGGAGTGATCCTGCCAGGACCGCTTCCTGTCCGTTATACAAATGAAGAAATCCCCTCACTTTCTGCTGGATGTAAACCTGTGCCAGCTTATCTTCAAACTTTCTCCAGAACAGCATGTCTTCGTACCACTTCAGGTACACTTCTTTTGTTACCTTTTTCATGTGTTTATTTTTTTGCGCCGACCAAAATACGTAATCCCGATGATTATCGGGATGTCTTGCATATGGAATCGTCTTGCCCGTACATGGATTCGATACGATCGTACTCCGAGGAGCCATTCTCACCAAAAAACCATGTTCGCTGCATCAAAAATAGCTTAATTAGTCTTTAAAATTGTTGTCACTCCCCGAATTTTACTGCAAAGAGGACTTTTTAATTGCGAGATACAAAAGTAATATTTTAAACAAAAGTGAAAAAACGAAAAGAACAGTTTTATTCGGCTTTTTTGTTAAATTAGAAAAAGTCGCCGAACAAGGGAGATGAAAAGCAAAAACCCGCCTTCAAATGTATGCCTTTATTACAAATTGGACTTATCGAACAAAAGGGGAAGAAGGTCTTTCACGGAAGGTGCTTTTACCACCTTGCCGGTTTCTCCCATAAAATAAAGCACCAGGGGCTCTTCCTGTTTGACCTCGTATTCGGCCAGGCTCTGCCTGCATGCCCCACAAGGGGGTATGGGGGTAAGCACCGTATGGTTATCTGAAGCGGCAGATATGGCCAGCGCGTTGATCCTGACGTTCGGATATTTTGCCCCCGCCTGGTATACGGCCACGCGTTCTGCACACAACCCGGAAGGATAGGAAGCATTCTCCTGATTGTTCCCGATGACCACTTCCCCGTTGTCTAACAGGAGTGCCGCACCTACCTTAAACCTGGAATAAGGAGCGTATGCATTTTTCCTTACTTCTACAGCTTTTTGCATCAGGCCCCGGATCTCCTCGGGCAATTCGTCTATATCTTCATAAACGATAAGCCTGGATGTGATTTCTAATTCTTTCATAGCTAAAATTCCACAAAATCGTCCCCGAAATTAAACCGGAGTGAAAACCGCAGGGTATTTTCCAGGGGGTTCTCCACCCTGGATGTTGAAAACAGGTAGGATATGTCTATGGTTGTCGCATTGAACCGGAAACCGGCCCCGAGCGAAAAGAACTTTTTCGCCCCCTTGTCGTTACTTTCATTAAAATATCCCGTACGCAGGGCAAAAGCTTCCTGGTACATGTATTCCAGGCCCAGGGCCCAGGTGACCTCTTTCAGTTCTTCACTGAAACCGTCGGGAGCATCGCCAAACGAGTTGAAAATACCGCTCACAAAGCCTTCGTTATAATAGTCGTCTTCCGTATTTATTACCCCATCGCCATTAGAATCATTCGGGGTGGGCACCAACAGCTTGTTAAATTCTATTGCGGTCATTAGCCTGTTATCTGCATCAAAGATAAAGTCGAAACCGGCGCCCAGTCTCAGGTTGGTGGGAAGAAATTCTTCCTGGGTGTTATCGTTACTGTAACTGATCTTGGGGCCGATATTGGAAATATTAAACCCCCCGCGCCAACGTCCGTTAAAATTGGTATAAACCATTTCGGGCGACTGATAATAACCGGCAATATCCACAGCAAAGGAATTGGCCGCTCTGGCATCTGTTGCCCCCTCTACCTCAGTCAGCCTCAGGTCGGACCTCAGGTATCTTCCGGCTACGGCCATGGAAAACTGCTCACTGAGTTTCAGAGAATACGATCCGTCGAGGGCTATTTCATTGGGTTTCACTTCACGCCCCTGGTCATTGGCCGTTTGTCTGAATTCAAAACCACCCAGCCCGTAATAACGCAGGCTAAAGGCAAAGGCGCTTCTTTCGTTGACCCGTTTGTAAAAATTCAGGTTCAAAAGGCCTATATCGTTTACCAGTTCTCTCAGGTAAGGGGTATAACTCACCCCTACACCATACTGTTTTTCAGAAAAAACGTATTTGGCAGGGTTCCATTGTTGCGAAAAGGCATCGGGTGCGGTGGCAACCCCCATATCGGCCATACCTGCTGCCCTTGCATCTGCAGCAACAAGAAGGAAAGGCAATGCCGGATTAACGGGGCGGTAATTATTTTCCTGGGCATATATCGGTCTGAATACTGCCCATGAGGCAATAGCAATAAGGATACATATTTTTTTCATGTTCAGATTGGTAGATTTGTAACAAATATACTTTATAATTATAGTTATACAAGTTTCACATCCCAAATAGGCGGGCTCCTCCCCCTTTAACGTTATTTTTGGAAATATCTTGTGTTTGTCCCGCCTTCACTATGTGATTCTTTTCAGGTCCACGGCATTAAAAGCCCGTAGGTTCCACCGTTCTGCAACTGCTCGTACCCGGTATTACACAAAGCCGTCCTCCCTGCCGTACAAACGACAAAGTATTTTGTCCGGCGCATAATAATAAGTTCGATTAAACGTTATAAAAAGTGTCTCAACACAGTGAATTCATAAAAAGAATTTCGACACAAAAAAGTGAAAATATATCGTTAATTACTATATTGCACGAATATTTTTCGGACAACTCAAATCTTTTTTCTATGAAGATTAATTTTAAATTATTGGTATTGTCCTTAGCTCTGACCGGCGGGCTTGTGGGGTGTAAAAACTCCGGATCGAATTATAAAAATACATCAAGGGCCACCGGATGGAAAATAAACGACGGAGAAGGGGGCTTTGAATACAATACTAATTTTAAAGAACAGGAAACCGCTCCGGGCCTGGTTTTTATAGAAGGAGGTACTTTCACCATGGGGAAAGTGCAGGACGATATTATGCACGACTGGAACAATACGCCTACACAACAGCACGTGCAATCCTTCTATATGGATGAGACGGAAGTAACCAATCTTATGTACCTGGAATACCTGGACTGGCTAAAAAAGGTCTTCCCTCCCGGGACCCCAATGTATGAGAATATATATACCGGGGCACTTCCGGATACCATGGTATGGAGAAACCGCCTCGGGTATAATGAAGTGATGACCGACAATTATCTCCGTCATCCCGCGTATGCCAATTATCCCGTAGTAGGTGTTAACTGGGTACAGGCCGTACAGTTCAGTGAGTGGCGGACAGACCGGGTAAACGAACTGCAGCTCGAACAGGAAGGATATATCGCCGAGGGGACGAAAAACCAGGTGATGGCCGGCGACGTTGGCGGGACTTTCAGCACGGGAACCTACCTCATGAACCCCAATACGGCTTATGGGGGCAATATAGACAGCCTCCAGGGCAGGAAAAAAAATGAAGAAGACAGTACAAACGTATATGCCAAACTGACCAGTGGCGTGATCCTCCCCGGTTACAGGCTCCCTACAGAGGCTGAATGGGAATATGCTGCCATTGCCATTGTGGGCAACCGGGAGTATAACAATGTAAGAGGTCGGAAAAAATATCCCTGGGAAGGTGAGTATACCAGATCGTCCAAAAAATCGGCGAAAGGAGATCAACTGGCCAATTTCAAACAGGGAAAAGGAGACTACGGCGGTATTGCTGGATGGTCCGATGACGGTGCCGACATCACAGCCGAAGTAAAATCCTATCCTCCGAATGATTTCGGACTCTACGACATGGCCGGAAACGTGGCCGAATGGGTAGCCGATGTCTACCGCCCCATCGTGGATGATGAAGCCAATGACTTTAACTATTACCGGGGGAATATTTACACCAAAACCGCGATCAATGACGACGGGACCGTTGAAGTATTAAATCCGGATCAGGTCGTATATGACACCTTGCCCAACGGGAAGGTCATTGCCAAAAACCTGCCGGGGGAAGTGGTTAATACTCCGCTTACGGAAAAAGATACCTACCTGAGACCCAATTTTTCCAAGAGCGACAACAGGAACTACCGTGACGGCGACCAGAGTTCTTCCAGATATTTCAACAGGTTTTATCAGGAAGGTGAACAATCGGACGAAAGCAATACCCGGAAAATGTACAATTCCCCAAAACACAAGATCGAAACGGATGCAGAAGGGAACATGGTGCTGGAATACGATAAATCGAACCGAAGGACTACACTTATAGGCGATGATGTAAGAGTATATAAAGGCGGCTCGTGGAGAGACCGTGCCTACTGGCTCGATCCGGCCCAGCGAAGGTATTTGCCGCAATATATGGCTACCGACTACATAGGGTTCCGTTGCGCGATGTCCAGAGTCGGCTCCAAGGCCAAGAAAAAGCGAAAAAGACCAAGAGGCTGATAGCCCGAAATATGAAAAATAATATATTTCCCAGCCCCGGCACTGTAAACAGGTCGGGGCTTTTTTCTATTTTTACCACATGAACACGGAAGCGCTCTACCAGGTATACCTGTCGTGCAACAAGGTTTGTACAGATACGAGAAAACTCAAAAAAGGAGATATCTTCTTTGCCCTTAAAGGCGATAATTTCAACGGTAACACCTTTGCCGCAAGTGCTTTGGAACAAGGCGCCTCTTACGCGGTCATCGATGAAGAAGAGTACTCCGCCGGTGAACAAACCATCCTGGTTGACAACGTTCTGCACACACTCCAGCAACTGGCCCGGCATCACAGGAAAGCACTGAACATTCCCATACTTGCCCTTACGGGAAGTAACGGAAAAACCACCACCAAAGAGTTGATAAATGCCGTGCTTTTGCGAAAATTCCGCACCGTTGCCACAAAGGGTAACCTCAACAACCATATCGGCGTACCGCTAACACTCCTCGATATGGATCACACCACACAGATAGGTATTGTGGAAATGGGGGCCAATCATTTGCAGGAAATAAGCAAGCTGTGCGACATTGCCGAACCGGATTACGGATATATCACCAATTTTGGCAAGGCCCACCTGGAAGGATTCGGTGGCTTTGAAGGAGTTGTCCGGGGAAAAAGTG contains the following coding sequences:
- the porV gene encoding type IX secretion system outer membrane channel protein PorV, giving the protein MKKICILIAIASWAVFRPIYAQENNYRPVNPALPFLLVAADARAAGMADMGVATAPDAFSQQWNPAKYVFSEKQYGVGVSYTPYLRELVNDIGLLNLNFYKRVNERSAFAFSLRYYGLGGFEFRQTANDQGREVKPNEIALDGSYSLKLSEQFSMAVAGRYLRSDLRLTEVEGATDARAANSFAVDIAGYYQSPEMVYTNFNGRWRGGFNISNIGPKISYSNDNTQEEFLPTNLRLGAGFDFIFDADNRLMTAIEFNKLLVPTPNDSNGDGVINTEDDYYNEGFVSGIFNSFGDAPDGFSEELKEVTWALGLEYMYQEAFALRTGYFNESNDKGAKKFFSLGAGFRFNATTIDISYLFSTSRVENPLENTLRFSLRFNFGDDFVEF
- a CDS encoding M28 family metallopeptidase encodes the protein MKRHIYIATLACTLILGLNAQAQQSPEPVTESSYTVDTADVRKAVEFLASDALKGRDAGSPGIEKAAAYIEQVFAENGIKPYFSSYRDTLDNFKEPAFNVVGYIEGNDPGLKDEFILIGAHYDHIGVLDEGEGDDFIANGANDNASGTTAVLELAKYFGKSKSNKRSLIFALFSAEEKGLLGSRHLARKLLTEKLNLYTMVNFEMIGVPMTADYTAYITGYEDSNMADRMNEYAGKELIGFLPKAKDFQLFKRSDNYPFFLEFDVPSQTVCTFDFTNFQHYHKVGDEATLLDTEHMASFISEMIPVMKKMANAETDEIEFVSE
- a CDS encoding pyruvate dehydrogenase complex dihydrolipoamide acetyltransferase, whose protein sequence is MAQVINMPRLSDTMEEGVVAKWLKKVGDKIEEGDILAEIETDKATMEFESFYSGTLLHIGIQEGEGAPVDSLLAVIGEEGEDISSLLSGGGSKTKEEEKTEDNSASEEEATGGDASGEIPEGVEVVTMPRLSDTMEEGTVASWLKKVGDEVEEGDILAEIETDKATMEFESFYSGTLLHIGIPEGESAPVDEVLAIIGPEGTDVDAVLKAVAGGGAKKDKESASTETQGPAAQTESTGSAPEETTGGTRGGGRIFASPLAKKMAEEKGIDLSRVKGTGENGRIVKRDIESYTPAAAEAAPAEAKGEAAPAAKVMPFVPAGEESSEEVKNSQMRKTIAKRLAESKFTAPHYYLTIEVDMDNAIASRGQINALPDIKVSFNDMVVKACAMALKKHPQVNTSWKGDTTLYNHHVHVGVAVAVEEGLVVPVLRFTDQMTLTQIGTQVKDLAGKARNKKLTPQEMEGSTFTVSNLGMFGIQEFTSIINQPNSAILSVGGIVQKPVVKNGEVVVGNTMKITLACDHRTVDGATGAQFLQTLQHFLENPVTMLA
- the pdhA gene encoding pyruvate dehydrogenase (acetyl-transferring) E1 component subunit alpha, producing MKKVTKEVYLKWYEDMLFWRKFEDKLAQVYIQQKVRGFLHLYNGQEAVLAGSLHAMDLSKDKMITAYRNHVQPIGMGVDPKRIMAELYGKSTGTSQGLGGSMHIFSKEKGFFGGHGIVGGQIPLGAGMAFADKYFKRNAVTLCYMGDGAVRQGSLHEAFNLAMLWQLPVVFVCENNGYAMGTSVARTAHTTDIWKLGLGYEMPCGPVDGMNPVKVAEAMDEAIERARSGGGPTFLEMKTYRYRGHSMSDAQHYRTKDEVEEYKKIDPITQVLDIIKDKKYATDEEIETIEKRVKDKVKECEKFAEESPYPDKNVMYDVVYAQEDYPFLPHKL
- the cdd gene encoding cytidine deaminase, encoding MKELEITSRLIVYEDIDELPEEIRGLMQKAVEVRKNAYAPYSRFKVGAALLLDNGEVVIGNNQENASYPSGLCAERVAVYQAGAKYPNVRINALAISAASDNHTVLTPIPPCGACRQSLAEYEVKQEEPLVLYFMGETGKVVKAPSVKDLLPLLFDKSNL